In one window of Nocardia brasiliensis DNA:
- a CDS encoding YbaB/EbfC family nucleoid-associated protein, with amino-acid sequence MQPGGQFDMQQLLAQAQQMQQAVMQAQAELAEAEVEGQAGNGLVKVTVKATGEIVSLTIDPKAVDPEDVDTLQDLVIGAVNSAMATAQQLAAERLGPLAGGGMPGLPNF; translated from the coding sequence GTGCAGCCCGGTGGTCAGTTCGACATGCAGCAGCTACTCGCCCAGGCGCAACAGATGCAGCAGGCGGTGATGCAGGCCCAGGCCGAGCTCGCCGAGGCCGAAGTGGAAGGTCAGGCGGGCAACGGGCTGGTCAAGGTGACCGTCAAGGCGACCGGTGAGATCGTCTCGCTCACCATCGATCCCAAGGCGGTGGACCCGGAGGACGTGGACACCCTGCAGGACCTGGTGATCGGCGCGGTGAACAGCGCGATGGCCACGGCACAGCAGCTCGCCGCCGAACGCCTCGGCCCCCTCGCCGGCGGCGGTATGCCAGGGTTGCCGAACTTCTGA
- the recR gene encoding recombination mediator RecR: MYEGPVQDLIDELGKLPGVGPKSAQRIAFHLLQVEPPEIDRLQAALQKVRDGVQFCVSCGTVSDGELCRICADPRRDRTMICVVEEPKDVQAIERTREFRGRYHVLGGALDPLSGIGPDQLRIRELLARIGNQQDGVDVSEVIIATDPNTEGEATATYLVRMLRDFPGLSVTRLASGLPMGGDLEFADELTLGRALSGRRAL; encoded by the coding sequence TTGTACGAGGGTCCGGTTCAGGATCTGATCGATGAGCTGGGCAAGCTGCCCGGTGTCGGTCCGAAGAGCGCGCAGCGCATCGCTTTTCATCTGTTGCAGGTGGAGCCGCCGGAGATCGACCGGCTACAGGCCGCCCTGCAGAAGGTGCGCGACGGCGTGCAGTTCTGCGTGTCCTGCGGCACGGTCTCCGACGGCGAGCTGTGCCGCATCTGCGCCGACCCGCGCCGCGACCGCACCATGATCTGCGTGGTCGAGGAGCCGAAGGACGTGCAGGCCATCGAGCGCACGCGCGAGTTCCGCGGCCGCTACCACGTGCTCGGCGGCGCGCTCGACCCGCTCAGCGGGATCGGCCCGGATCAGCTGCGCATCCGGGAACTGTTGGCGCGCATCGGCAATCAGCAGGACGGCGTCGACGTCAGCGAGGTGATCATCGCGACCGACCCGAACACCGAGGGCGAGGCGACGGCCACCTATCTGGTGCGCATGCTGCGCGACTTCCCCGGGCTCAGCGTGACCAGGCTGGCCTCCGGCCTGCCGATGGGCGGTGACCTGGAGTTCGCGGACGAGCTGACCCTCGGGCGCGCCCTGTCGGGACGCCGCGCGCTCTAG
- a CDS encoding LysE family translocator — MSIEFLLTTLVIVVTPGTGALFTLAAGLSRGARAGVVAAFGCTLGTVPHMLAAITGLAALLNASAMAFQTLKYLGVAYLVYMAWSTFRDKGALAVPEEHEPQAQSARKVIVSAVLLNILNPKLTIFSFAFLPQFVPSGSPNALARMLELSGIFMLATFVVFAIYGVCAAALRAHVITRPVVITWMRRVFGASFIALAGRLAVQNQ; from the coding sequence ATGAGCATCGAATTCCTGCTGACCACGCTCGTCATCGTGGTCACCCCGGGCACCGGCGCCTTGTTCACGCTGGCCGCCGGTCTGTCCCGGGGCGCGCGGGCCGGCGTGGTCGCGGCCTTCGGCTGCACGCTGGGCACGGTCCCGCACATGCTCGCCGCGATCACCGGCCTGGCCGCGCTGCTCAACGCGAGCGCCATGGCCTTCCAGACGTTGAAGTACCTGGGTGTCGCGTACCTGGTCTACATGGCGTGGAGCACGTTCCGGGACAAGGGCGCGCTGGCCGTCCCCGAGGAGCACGAGCCGCAGGCGCAGTCGGCGCGCAAGGTGATCGTGTCGGCGGTGCTGCTCAACATCCTCAATCCGAAGCTGACCATCTTCTCCTTCGCGTTCCTGCCGCAGTTCGTGCCAAGCGGCTCACCGAACGCGTTGGCGCGCATGCTCGAATTGAGCGGCATCTTCATGCTCGCCACGTTCGTGGTGTTCGCGATCTACGGTGTCTGCGCGGCCGCGCTGCGTGCCCACGTCATCACCCGCCCGGTGGTGATCACCTGGATGCGCCGGGTGTTCGGCGCGTCGTTCATCGCGCTGGCGGGGCGTCTCGCGGTGCAGAACCAGTAA
- a CDS encoding DUF2126 domain-containing protein, which translates to MGIKVSLEHRTVYTFDRLVEVHPHVVRLRPAPHSRTKVEAYSMRVTPAAHFCNWQQDAFGNFLARLVFPEPARELSVTVGLIADLEAINPFDFFIEEYAEHFPFRYGADLLADLEPYLRPVDEAGPGSGPGAGVRDWVRAHAGTARPRTIDFLVTVNQALRHDVGYTVRMEPGVQTPDHTLRAALGSCRDSAWLLVSILRELGLAARFVSGYLVQLAQDVPSLDGPSGPQADFTDLHAWTEVYLPGAGWVGLDPTSGLFAGEGHIPLAATPHPVSSAPITGATGPTGATMDFSNTVRRIHEDPRVTLPYTASQWARIAASGAALDARMAADDVGLTVGGEPTFVSIDDQTAPEWTTEADGAHKRERAVDLAERLRRIYAPTGLTQYRQGKWYPGEPLPRWEIAVAWRADGTPLWTRHDLLADPWTPLSTAWPQPDPPAPGGAPASGTGAVALANDAVTDHVSENGASRATVGVAGRADVAASSVEPGTDVTSGAQVSEVQPANAQAGLRARAHGPAPADAARALVAHIAAGLGLPETQVRPAYEDPLLRLAKKMRAPQGVPADEQEDIDPGADSPQARAQLLARLDAEVTEPAAYVLSLYRRADGAGWASADWRLRRGVRADQPAGRIVLTEGDSPAGLRLPLDAVSWHPPHPRPDADPLFVGPRAPAPPEPPAQVRSADWEPTTALVGEVRDGRLHVFLPPTEQFDDFVDLIRRVETAVTELDRPVVLEGYPPPTDSRLRTFSVTPDPGVIEVNVQPTVSFAEQSELLSTLYEQARLARLSTESFDVDGTHGGTGGGNHITLGGTTPARSPLLRRPDLLVSMLTYWQRHPALSYLFAGRFVGPTSQAPRVDEGRAEALYELEIAFAEIARLTPPGARFHAPWHVDRALRHLLTDLTGNTHRAEFCIDKLYSPETARGRLGLVELRGFEMPPHYQMAMVQSLLVRGLVARFWSEPLRAPLIRHGANLHGRYLLPHFVLADIAEVAADLRAYGIDFDLSWLDPFAEFRFPRIGTVVLGDIELELRGAIEPWHTLGEQTTAAGTARYVDSSVERLQVRVVGADRGRFVVTCNGMPLPLLATEKAGVQVAGVRYRAWQPPNALHPSLTVDVPLVFDLIDAETGLSHGGCTYHVAHPGGMAYDEPPVNAVAAQSRRNRRFEAAGHTTARVDPGELRAKMAAQTMDSGVAGLLDLRRARTVWGLVGDR; encoded by the coding sequence ATGGGCATCAAGGTGTCGCTCGAACACCGGACCGTCTACACCTTCGACCGGCTGGTCGAGGTGCATCCGCACGTCGTGCGCCTGCGTCCGGCTCCGCACTCCCGCACCAAGGTCGAAGCCTACTCGATGCGGGTGACCCCGGCCGCGCATTTCTGTAATTGGCAGCAGGACGCCTTCGGCAATTTCCTTGCGCGGCTGGTCTTTCCGGAGCCCGCCCGGGAACTGTCGGTGACCGTCGGGCTGATCGCGGACCTCGAGGCGATCAACCCGTTCGACTTCTTCATCGAGGAGTACGCCGAGCATTTCCCGTTCCGCTACGGCGCGGATCTGCTCGCCGACCTGGAGCCGTATCTGCGGCCGGTGGACGAGGCGGGGCCGGGCTCTGGCCCCGGTGCCGGGGTGCGCGACTGGGTGCGGGCGCACGCCGGCACCGCGCGGCCGCGCACCATCGACTTCTTGGTCACCGTCAACCAGGCCTTACGGCACGACGTCGGCTACACCGTGCGGATGGAGCCGGGCGTGCAGACCCCCGATCACACGCTGCGGGCCGCGCTCGGCTCGTGTCGCGATTCGGCCTGGCTGCTGGTCTCGATCCTGCGCGAGCTGGGGCTCGCCGCGCGGTTCGTGTCCGGCTATCTGGTGCAGCTCGCCCAGGACGTGCCGTCGCTGGACGGACCGTCGGGCCCGCAGGCCGACTTCACCGACTTGCACGCCTGGACCGAGGTGTATCTGCCCGGTGCCGGCTGGGTCGGGCTCGACCCGACCTCCGGCCTGTTCGCGGGGGAGGGACACATCCCGCTCGCCGCGACGCCGCACCCGGTCTCCTCCGCACCCATCACCGGGGCGACCGGGCCGACCGGCGCCACCATGGACTTCAGCAACACCGTCCGGCGCATCCACGAGGATCCGCGGGTCACGTTGCCCTACACCGCATCCCAGTGGGCGCGGATCGCGGCCTCCGGTGCCGCGCTGGACGCGCGGATGGCCGCCGACGACGTGGGGCTGACCGTCGGCGGCGAACCCACCTTCGTCTCCATCGACGACCAGACCGCGCCCGAATGGACCACCGAGGCCGACGGCGCGCACAAGCGCGAGCGCGCGGTGGATCTCGCCGAGCGACTGCGGCGGATCTACGCGCCGACCGGACTCACCCAGTACCGGCAGGGCAAGTGGTACCCGGGAGAACCGTTGCCGCGCTGGGAGATCGCGGTGGCGTGGCGCGCGGACGGGACACCGCTGTGGACCCGCCACGACCTGCTAGCCGACCCGTGGACGCCCCTGTCCACCGCCTGGCCGCAGCCGGACCCACCGGCCCCCGGCGGCGCCCCGGCCTCCGGGACAGGCGCCGTCGCCTTGGCGAACGACGCTGTGACCGACCATGTTTCGGAGAACGGCGCGAGCCGGGCGACGGTCGGTGTGGCGGGGCGAGCCGACGTAGCCGCGTCGTCGGTCGAGCCTGGCACGGACGTTACCTCCGGTGCTCAGGTGTCGGAGGTGCAGCCTGCCAACGCGCAGGCCGGATTGCGTGCGCGTGCGCACGGGCCTGCGCCCGCCGACGCTGCGCGTGCGCTCGTCGCGCACATCGCGGCCGGTCTTGGGTTGCCGGAGACTCAGGTGCGGCCCGCGTACGAGGATCCGCTGCTGCGGCTCGCCAAGAAAATGCGTGCGCCGCAAGGGGTTCCGGCGGACGAGCAGGAGGATATCGACCCCGGCGCGGACTCGCCGCAGGCCAGGGCGCAACTGCTGGCGCGGCTCGACGCCGAGGTCACCGAGCCCGCCGCGTACGTGCTGTCGCTGTATCGCCGCGCGGACGGCGCGGGCTGGGCAAGTGCCGACTGGCGGTTGCGCCGCGGCGTGCGCGCGGACCAGCCCGCCGGTCGAATCGTGTTGACGGAAGGCGATTCTCCGGCCGGTCTGCGCCTGCCACTGGACGCGGTGTCCTGGCATCCGCCGCACCCGCGACCCGACGCCGATCCGCTGTTCGTCGGTCCGCGTGCGCCTGCGCCGCCCGAGCCGCCCGCGCAGGTGCGGTCCGCCGACTGGGAACCGACCACCGCGCTGGTCGGCGAGGTGCGCGACGGACGGCTGCACGTATTCCTGCCGCCCACCGAACAATTCGACGATTTCGTCGACCTGATCCGGCGGGTCGAAACCGCGGTGACCGAGCTCGACCGCCCGGTGGTGCTCGAGGGATACCCGCCGCCCACCGACTCCCGGCTGCGGACCTTCTCGGTGACACCCGATCCGGGCGTGATCGAGGTCAACGTGCAGCCGACGGTCTCGTTCGCCGAACAGTCCGAGCTGTTGTCGACGCTGTACGAGCAAGCGCGCCTGGCCCGGCTGAGCACCGAGTCGTTCGACGTGGACGGCACGCACGGCGGCACCGGCGGCGGTAACCACATCACGCTGGGCGGCACGACGCCCGCGCGCTCGCCGCTGCTGCGCAGGCCGGATCTGCTGGTGTCGATGCTCACCTATTGGCAGCGGCATCCCGCGCTGTCGTATCTGTTCGCCGGGCGGTTCGTCGGGCCGACCTCGCAGGCGCCCCGGGTGGACGAAGGCCGTGCGGAGGCGCTGTACGAGCTGGAGATCGCGTTCGCCGAGATCGCGCGGCTCACCCCGCCCGGCGCGCGATTCCACGCGCCGTGGCACGTCGATCGCGCGCTGCGACACCTGCTCACCGATCTCACCGGCAACACCCACCGCGCCGAGTTCTGCATCGACAAGCTCTACAGTCCCGAAACGGCAAGGGGCAGGCTGGGTTTGGTGGAGCTGCGCGGCTTCGAGATGCCGCCGCACTATCAGATGGCGATGGTGCAGTCGCTGCTGGTGCGCGGGCTGGTCGCCCGCTTCTGGTCCGAGCCGTTGCGCGCCCCGCTCATTCGGCACGGCGCGAATCTGCACGGCCGGTATCTGCTGCCGCATTTCGTGCTCGCCGATATCGCCGAGGTCGCCGCCGACCTGCGGGCGTACGGCATCGATTTCGACCTCAGCTGGCTGGATCCGTTCGCCGAGTTCCGTTTCCCGCGAATCGGCACGGTCGTGCTCGGCGATATCGAACTGGAACTGCGCGGCGCCATCGAGCCGTGGCACACCCTCGGCGAGCAGACCACGGCCGCGGGCACCGCGCGCTATGTCGACTCGTCGGTGGAGCGGCTGCAGGTGCGGGTGGTCGGCGCCGATCGCGGCCGCTTCGTGGTGACCTGCAACGGCATGCCGCTGCCGCTGCTGGCCACCGAGAAGGCCGGTGTGCAGGTGGCGGGGGTGCGGTATCGGGCATGGCAGCCGCCGAACGCGCTGCATCC